One genomic region from Prionailurus bengalensis isolate Pbe53 chromosome C1, Fcat_Pben_1.1_paternal_pri, whole genome shotgun sequence encodes:
- the MTMR11 gene encoding myotubularin-related protein 11 isoform X1, translating into MWWGGRGQSFNIAPQKEEPEMGHSGPKCVQRTGMLEPRSRQLDGHVASGCLPGEQILAWAPGVRKGLEPELPGTLICTNLRVTFQPCGWQRSQETPLSSEYDFALVNIGRLEAVSGLSRVQLLRPGSPLKFIPEEILIHGRDFRLLRVAFEAGGLEPQAFQVTMAIVQARAQNSQVQQYAGIPLSKAGQSSGSRKPPVPLLETSEDWEAERKKQGARGWRVSTVNERFDIATSLPRYFWVPKRTLDSEVRRAFGHFHQGRGPRLSWHHPGGSDLLRCGGFYTASDPNKEDIRAVESMLQAGHSDVVLVDTVDELPSLADVQLAHLRLRALCLPDSSAAEEKWLSALEGTRWLDYVRSCLRKASDISVLVTSRVRSVVLQERGDRDFNGLLSSLVQLLSVPEARTLLGFQSLVQREWVAAGHPFLTRLGVTGASEEAPVFLLFLDCVWQLLQQFPAEFEFSEFFLLALHDSARVPDTLTFLRDTPWERGKQGGQFNSYTQIYNPGYCQPPAGNSVNSQLSVWDWDLRYNSEQILQFHNPGYDPEHCPDSWLPRQQPSFMVPGPPSSVWLFSRGALTPLNQLCPWRDNPSLLAVSSRWLPRAAISSESLADQEWGLPSHWGACPLPPGLLLPGYLGPQIRLWRRCYLRGRPEVQKGLSAPTISGLQDELSHLQELLRKWTPRISPEDHSKKRDPNTILSQSR; encoded by the exons ATGTGGTGGGGGGGCCGGGGCCAGAGTTTCAACATCGCCCCCCAGAAGGAGGAGCCAGAGATGGGG CACTCTGGTCCAAAGTGTGTCCAGAGGACTGGGATGCTGGAGCCCAGGAGTCGGCAGCTTGACGGTCACGTGGCCTCTGGATGCCTCCCAG GGGAGCAGATCCTAGCATGGGCCCcaggggtgaggaaggggctgGAACCTGAATTGCCTGGAACTTTGATCTGCACCAACTTGAGGGTCACCTTCCAGCCCTGTGGATGGCAGCGGAGTCAG GAGACTCCCCTGAGCAGCGAATATGATTTTGCCCTGGTCAACATTGGGCGATTAGAGGCTG tgaGTGGCCTGTCCAGAGTCCAGCTCCTCCGTCCAGGGTCCCCACTTAAATTTATCCCTGAGGAGATTCTCATTCATGGCCGAGACTTCCGGCTGCTCAGAGTTGCTTTTGAGGCTGGAGGACTAGAGCCTCAAGCCTTTCAG GTGACCATGGCCATTGTCCAAGCCAGAGCTCAGAATAGTCAAGTTCAACAGTATGCAGGGATACCCCTGAGCAAGGCTG GCCAGAGTTCAGGGTCCAGAAAACCACCTGTTCCCCTCTTGGAGACATCAGAAGACTGGGAGGCTGAGCGGAAAAAGCAgggggccaggggctggagggtcaGCACCGTCAATGAGAGGTTCGACATAGCCACCAG CCTCCCCCGTTACTTCTGGGTCCCTAAGCGAACCCTGGACAGTGAAGTCAGGAGAGCCTTTGGCCACTTCCATCAGGGCCGTGGACCG CGTCTGTCCTGGCATCACCCTGGGGGCAGTGATCTTCTCCGCTGTGGTGGCTTCTATACAGCCAGCGACCCTAACAAGGAGGATATCAG AGCAGTGGAGTCGATGCTTCAGGCTGGGCATTCAGATGTTGTCCTGGTGGACACCGTGGATGAGCTGCCTAGTCTTGCAGATGTCCAACTTGCCCACTTGAGGCTGAGGGCCCTCTGCCTGCCTG ATTCATCTGCAGCTGAGGAGAAATGGCTCTCAGCCCTGGAAGGAACACGATGGTTGGATTATGTCAG GTCTTGTCTTCGAAAGGCCAGTGACATCTCAGTCCTAGTGACATCCAGGGTTCGCTCTGTAGTACTACAAG AGCGCGGTGATCGTGATTTCAATGGCCTCCTCTCTTCACTCGTCCAGCTGCTTTCAGTCCCTGAAGCCCGAACACTGCTTGGCTTCCAATCACTAGTGCAGCGAGAGTGGGTGGCAGCTGGACACCCCTTCCTGACCCGACTTGGGGTAACTGGAGCCAGTGAAGAG GCTCCAGTGTTTCTCCTCTTCCTTGATTGTGTCTGGCAGCTCCTCCAGCAGTTTCCAGCTGAGTTTGAATTCTCAGaatttttccttcttgctcttcATGACAGTGCCAGGGTTCCTGACACCCTCACATTCCTGAGAGATACTCCCTGGGAGCGTGGAAAACAGGGTGGACAG TTCAACTCCTATACACAAATCTATAACCCAGGGTACTGCCAACCCCCTGCTGGGAATTCTGTTAACTCGCAGCTATCTGTCTGGGACTGGGATTTACGCTACAACAGTGAACAGATACTACAATTCCATAATCCTGGCTATGACCCAGAACACTGCCCAGATTCCTGGCTTCCCAGACAGCAG ccAAGCTTCATGGTTCCTGGACCCCCCAGTTCTGTGTGGCTCTTCTCCAGAGGGGCCCTGACTCCCCTCAATCAGCTCTGTCCTTGGCGGGACAATCCTTCCCTGCTGGCAGTCTCTTCTCGTTGGCTCCCTCGAGCAGCTATCTCCTCTGAAAGCCTGGCTGATCAGGAGTGGGGGCTCCCCTCACATTGGGGGGCTTGCCCTTTACCCCCGGGGTTGCTGCTGCCTGGATATCTGGGACCCCAGATCAGGCTGTGGAGACGCTGCTACTTGAGGGGAAGGCCTGAGGTCCAG AAAGGCCTCTCAGCTCCCACAATCTCTGGCCTCCAGGATGAGCTATCCCATCTTCAGGAGCTTTTAAGGAAATGGACACCAAGAATATCTCCTGAGGATCATTCCAAGAAAAGAGACCCAAATACCATTCTCTCCCAATCCCGCTGa
- the MTMR11 gene encoding myotubularin-related protein 11 isoform X2, with protein MWWGGRGQSFNIAPQKEEPEMGHSGPKCVQRTGMLEPRSRQLDGHVASGCLPGEQILAWAPGVRKGLEPELPGTLICTNLRVTFQPCGWQRSQETPLSSEYDFALVNIGRLEAVSGLSRVQLLRPGSPLKFIPEEILIHGRDFRLLRVAFEAGGLEPQAFQVTMAIVQARAQNSQVQQYAGIPLSKAGQSSGSRKPPVPLLETSEDWEAERKKQGARGWRVSTVNERFDIATSLPRYFWVPKRTLDSEVRRAFGHFHQGRGPRLSWHHPGGSDLLRCGGFYTASDPNKEDIRAVESMLQAGHSDVVLVDTVDELPSLADVQLAHLRLRALCLPDSSAAEEKWLSALEGTRWLDYVRSCLRKASDISVLVTSRVRSVVLQERGDRDFNGLLSSLVQLLSVPEARTLLGFQSLVQREWVAAGHPFLTRLGVTGASEEAPVFLLFLDCVWQLLQQFPAEFEFSEFFLLALHDSARVPDTLTFLRDTPWERGKQGGQFNSYTQIYNPGYCQPPAGNSVNSQLSVWDWDLRYNSEQILQFHNPGYDPEHCPDSWLPRQQPSFMVPGPPSSVWLFSRGALTPLNQLCPWRDNPSLLAVSSRWLPRAAISSESLADQEWGLPSHWGACPLPPGLLLPGYLGPQIRLWRRCYLRGRPEVQASQLPQSLASRMSYPIFRSF; from the exons ATGTGGTGGGGGGGCCGGGGCCAGAGTTTCAACATCGCCCCCCAGAAGGAGGAGCCAGAGATGGGG CACTCTGGTCCAAAGTGTGTCCAGAGGACTGGGATGCTGGAGCCCAGGAGTCGGCAGCTTGACGGTCACGTGGCCTCTGGATGCCTCCCAG GGGAGCAGATCCTAGCATGGGCCCcaggggtgaggaaggggctgGAACCTGAATTGCCTGGAACTTTGATCTGCACCAACTTGAGGGTCACCTTCCAGCCCTGTGGATGGCAGCGGAGTCAG GAGACTCCCCTGAGCAGCGAATATGATTTTGCCCTGGTCAACATTGGGCGATTAGAGGCTG tgaGTGGCCTGTCCAGAGTCCAGCTCCTCCGTCCAGGGTCCCCACTTAAATTTATCCCTGAGGAGATTCTCATTCATGGCCGAGACTTCCGGCTGCTCAGAGTTGCTTTTGAGGCTGGAGGACTAGAGCCTCAAGCCTTTCAG GTGACCATGGCCATTGTCCAAGCCAGAGCTCAGAATAGTCAAGTTCAACAGTATGCAGGGATACCCCTGAGCAAGGCTG GCCAGAGTTCAGGGTCCAGAAAACCACCTGTTCCCCTCTTGGAGACATCAGAAGACTGGGAGGCTGAGCGGAAAAAGCAgggggccaggggctggagggtcaGCACCGTCAATGAGAGGTTCGACATAGCCACCAG CCTCCCCCGTTACTTCTGGGTCCCTAAGCGAACCCTGGACAGTGAAGTCAGGAGAGCCTTTGGCCACTTCCATCAGGGCCGTGGACCG CGTCTGTCCTGGCATCACCCTGGGGGCAGTGATCTTCTCCGCTGTGGTGGCTTCTATACAGCCAGCGACCCTAACAAGGAGGATATCAG AGCAGTGGAGTCGATGCTTCAGGCTGGGCATTCAGATGTTGTCCTGGTGGACACCGTGGATGAGCTGCCTAGTCTTGCAGATGTCCAACTTGCCCACTTGAGGCTGAGGGCCCTCTGCCTGCCTG ATTCATCTGCAGCTGAGGAGAAATGGCTCTCAGCCCTGGAAGGAACACGATGGTTGGATTATGTCAG GTCTTGTCTTCGAAAGGCCAGTGACATCTCAGTCCTAGTGACATCCAGGGTTCGCTCTGTAGTACTACAAG AGCGCGGTGATCGTGATTTCAATGGCCTCCTCTCTTCACTCGTCCAGCTGCTTTCAGTCCCTGAAGCCCGAACACTGCTTGGCTTCCAATCACTAGTGCAGCGAGAGTGGGTGGCAGCTGGACACCCCTTCCTGACCCGACTTGGGGTAACTGGAGCCAGTGAAGAG GCTCCAGTGTTTCTCCTCTTCCTTGATTGTGTCTGGCAGCTCCTCCAGCAGTTTCCAGCTGAGTTTGAATTCTCAGaatttttccttcttgctcttcATGACAGTGCCAGGGTTCCTGACACCCTCACATTCCTGAGAGATACTCCCTGGGAGCGTGGAAAACAGGGTGGACAG TTCAACTCCTATACACAAATCTATAACCCAGGGTACTGCCAACCCCCTGCTGGGAATTCTGTTAACTCGCAGCTATCTGTCTGGGACTGGGATTTACGCTACAACAGTGAACAGATACTACAATTCCATAATCCTGGCTATGACCCAGAACACTGCCCAGATTCCTGGCTTCCCAGACAGCAG ccAAGCTTCATGGTTCCTGGACCCCCCAGTTCTGTGTGGCTCTTCTCCAGAGGGGCCCTGACTCCCCTCAATCAGCTCTGTCCTTGGCGGGACAATCCTTCCCTGCTGGCAGTCTCTTCTCGTTGGCTCCCTCGAGCAGCTATCTCCTCTGAAAGCCTGGCTGATCAGGAGTGGGGGCTCCCCTCACATTGGGGGGCTTGCCCTTTACCCCCGGGGTTGCTGCTGCCTGGATATCTGGGACCCCAGATCAGGCTGTGGAGACGCTGCTACTTGAGGGGAAGGCCTGAGGTCCAG GCCTCTCAGCTCCCACAATCTCTGGCCTCCAGGATGAGCTATCCCATCTTCAGGAGCTTTTAA